The following coding sequences are from one Halorubrum sp. BOL3-1 window:
- a CDS encoding HAD family hydrolase — protein sequence MRPTTLDEGDVVLFDMDGVILDGWGTDDAVHARALDDVLDERDVRVTGDLRRSLETHEYDEEFRAACEEIGVDSAEFFRGREERSAKRAVARLAAGTRRLCSDVDALGELAERVPVGLVSNNYHPTVEFVVDHFRLDAFSFVRGRELGPEGFRRRKPDPHYLNEALAALDASGGLYVGDRATDMIAAERAGLDGVFLRRDHNAAIDPDADPAFEVESLRALVDIVEPDASTGETTRPDGGPTDRTRAE from the coding sequence ATGAGACCGACCACTCTCGACGAGGGCGACGTCGTCCTCTTCGACATGGACGGCGTGATCCTCGACGGGTGGGGGACCGACGACGCGGTTCACGCCCGCGCGCTCGACGACGTCCTCGACGAGCGAGACGTGCGGGTGACCGGCGACCTCCGGCGATCGCTCGAAACGCACGAGTACGACGAGGAGTTTCGAGCCGCCTGCGAGGAGATCGGTGTCGACTCCGCCGAGTTCTTTCGGGGGCGAGAGGAGCGCAGCGCGAAGCGCGCGGTCGCGCGGCTCGCGGCCGGCACGAGACGGCTCTGTTCCGACGTCGACGCCCTCGGCGAGCTGGCCGAGCGCGTCCCCGTCGGACTCGTGAGCAACAACTACCACCCGACCGTCGAGTTCGTCGTCGACCACTTCCGTCTCGACGCGTTTTCGTTCGTTCGCGGCCGCGAACTCGGTCCCGAGGGGTTCCGGCGGCGGAAGCCCGACCCGCACTACCTGAACGAGGCGCTCGCCGCGCTGGACGCCTCGGGGGGACTGTACGTCGGCGACCGCGCCACGGACATGATCGCCGCCGAGCGAGCCGGACTCGACGGCGTGTTCCTCAGGCGAGACCACAACGCCGCGATCGACCCCGACGCCGACCCGGCCTTCGAGGTCGAGAGCCTCCGCGCGCTCGTCGACATCGTCGAACCGGACGCGTCGACCGGAGAAACGACGCGGCCGGATGGCGGCCCGACCGACCGGACGCGCGCCGAGTAG
- the phnE gene encoding phosphonate ABC transporter, permease protein PhnE, which translates to MAGATRDWSRFDARERLFRIGSVVVAAAVVVGSWEWLDMSLRYVGSAPVQVGDLLGRMYPPDWAYLPNAVGPLAETIQIAVVGTIGAVLMAAPVAYISAENTTPNRATYALGKLIVTVSRSVHTIVWALLFVVMFGPGALAGTVATAVRSIGFLAKLLGEEIEEIDFGQVEGVRATGASPFKLLVYGIVPQIKPALVGVSVYRWDINVRAATILGFVGAGGIGVQLFQAIDSFAWRTVSALLVAILAVVLVSEGISAYARKKVR; encoded by the coding sequence ATGGCGGGAGCGACACGCGACTGGAGCCGGTTCGACGCGAGAGAACGGCTCTTCCGGATCGGCTCCGTCGTCGTCGCCGCCGCCGTCGTGGTCGGATCGTGGGAGTGGCTCGACATGAGCCTGCGATACGTGGGTTCCGCGCCAGTCCAGGTCGGTGACCTGCTCGGACGGATGTACCCGCCCGACTGGGCGTACCTCCCGAACGCCGTCGGCCCGCTGGCGGAGACGATCCAGATCGCCGTCGTCGGGACGATCGGCGCGGTCCTGATGGCCGCGCCAGTCGCTTATATCAGCGCCGAGAACACGACGCCCAACCGGGCGACGTACGCGCTCGGGAAGCTCATCGTCACCGTCTCGCGGTCGGTCCACACGATCGTCTGGGCGCTGCTTTTCGTCGTGATGTTCGGTCCCGGCGCGCTCGCCGGAACGGTCGCGACCGCGGTCAGGTCGATCGGGTTCCTCGCGAAGCTCCTCGGCGAGGAGATCGAGGAGATCGACTTCGGACAGGTCGAAGGGGTCCGCGCGACCGGCGCGAGCCCGTTCAAACTCCTCGTCTACGGGATCGTGCCGCAGATCAAGCCCGCGCTGGTGGGCGTGTCGGTGTACCGCTGGGACATCAACGTCCGAGCGGCCACGATCCTCGGCTTCGTCGGCGCCGGCGGGATCGGCGTCCAGCTGTTCCAGGCGATCGACTCGTTCGCTTGGCGGACGGTGTCCGCCCTGCTCGTCGCCATCCTAGCGGTCGTGCTCGTGAGTGAAGGGATTTCGGCGTACGCGCGGAAGAAGGTCCGATGA
- a CDS encoding DUF5816 domain-containing protein yields the protein MSLEASTTPSGERVYTDRSHAERGADGPFYVVFADETGESRWGFRCGNCGSFDTAMDTMGRIQCTECGNLRKPDEWDAAHE from the coding sequence ATGAGCCTAGAAGCGTCGACGACGCCGAGCGGGGAGCGGGTGTACACCGACCGGTCGCACGCCGAGCGCGGCGCGGACGGTCCCTTCTACGTCGTGTTCGCGGACGAGACGGGAGAGTCCCGCTGGGGGTTCCGCTGTGGCAACTGCGGGTCGTTCGACACCGCGATGGACACGATGGGGCGGATCCAGTGTACCGAGTGCGGAAACCTCCGGAAGCCGGACGAGTGGGACGCCGCCCACGAGTGA
- a CDS encoding iron-sulfur cluster assembly accessory protein, translating into MSTEPADTGTEGTDPAIEVTPDAAEEALSLLEGEGLDTDVAGLRLFVQQGGCAGLSYGMRFDTEPEADDLVVEHHELRVFVDPASRNYIGGSTLDYEHGLQAAGFEVENPNVVSECGCGESFRT; encoded by the coding sequence ATGAGTACCGAACCGGCCGACACCGGGACCGAGGGAACCGACCCGGCGATCGAGGTGACTCCGGACGCCGCCGAGGAGGCGCTCTCGCTCCTCGAGGGCGAGGGACTCGACACCGACGTCGCCGGCCTGCGACTGTTCGTCCAGCAGGGCGGCTGCGCGGGCCTGTCGTACGGAATGCGGTTCGACACCGAGCCGGAAGCGGACGACCTCGTCGTGGAACACCACGAGCTGCGGGTGTTCGTCGACCCCGCGAGCCGCAACTACATCGGCGGGAGCACGCTCGATTACGAACACGGGCTTCAGGCCGCGGGCTTCGAGGTCGAGAACCCCAACGTCGTCTCCGAGTGCGGCTGCGGCGAGTCCTTCCGGACGTAG